From a single Nicotiana tomentosiformis chromosome 2, ASM39032v3, whole genome shotgun sequence genomic region:
- the LOC104102993 gene encoding G-type lectin S-receptor-like serine/threonine-protein kinase At4g27290 isoform X2 gives MDIKNTILLLFLQLLLFSCFSLAANTNSTNQNFSLGDRLDAEKSITIGVTMVSSGGIFEMGFFTLGNRSNYYIGIWYKQITPQTTVWVANRETPVSFTEMDTAQLKIIQGNLVLLNGSGLSVWSTNIINYSSTSTKSEVAILRDDGNLVLNNGSNSLWQSFDHPSDTFLFGSKLGYNKRTKTKQGLTSWKNSEDPSPGLFSFEMETIGELILRWNKTVQYWSTGPWNGHTWANAPLKSNPTYNFSYINNTDEVYFTYFIFNPSVLTRFIIDVTGEIKTLTWLNSTKQWNMFLTLPEKPCDVYGYCGAYGACSDSSSSTPLCGCLPGFTPKSIKDWNLNKFSGGCVRKTSLKSCGNSSASTYTLEEDKFWMHPHMRLPVDNHTQSFESALECESICLKNCSCTAYAYDDNKCLTWEGDLFNLQQLSQDDISGMTIYVKLAASEFSVPKVEDQTHKSRRLKVALPTTIATSLLLCSFIYLFCRTRRARTKENLRPSWLNTEEGENNIINEEDEKGIEVPFFSLESILAATNNFSDENKLGRGGFGPVYKGKLEGGREIAVKRLSTESSQGINEFKNEVVLIARLQHRNLVKLMGYCIQGNEKILLYEYMPNKSLDTFIFDERHHVLLDWKKRLDIIFGIARGLLYLHHDSRLRIIHRDLKTSNILLDKELNPKISDFGLARIVQGNVTEANTNKVVGTYGYMSPEYALNGLFSIKSDVFSFGVVMLEIICGKRNTGFYHREEALNLLGYAWRLWNEENAMSLVDASLLESCNEEDALKCINIALLCVQEDAGIRPSMPDVTIMLSSKNTSLPKPNKPAFTARTRACSTSTSPSSKLYINSNNELTVTLEDGR, from the exons ATGGACATCAAAAATACAATTCTTCTCCTTTTCCTGCAACTTTTGCTATTCTCGTGCTTTTCTCTTGCAGCTAACACAAATAGCACGAACCAGAATTTTTCCCTAGGAGATAGGCTTGATGCAGAGAAATCCATAACTATTGGCGTAACCATGGTCTCTTCAGGTGGAATCTTTGAGATGGGCTTCTTTACGTTAGGTAATCGTTCCAACTATTATATTGGTATATGGTATAAACAAATAACTCCGCAAACCACAGTTTGGGTAGCAAATAGGGAGACTCCTGTTTCTTTTACCGAAATGGACACCGCACAGCTCAAAATTATACAAGGAAACTTGGTGCTTCTCAACGGGTCTGGACTCTCAGTTTGGTCGACAAATATTATAAATTACTCAAGCACGTCGACGAAATCTGAAGTGGCGATTCTTCGTGATGATGGGAATTTAGTTTTGAACAACGGGTCCAATTCATTGTGGCAAAGTTTTGATCATCCGAGCGACACTTTTTTGTTTGGTTCTAAACTTGGATACAATAAAAGAACTAAAACAAAGCAAGGTCTCACTTCTTGGAAGAACTCTGAAGATCCTAGTCCAGGGCTATTTTCCTTTGAGATGGAGACTATTGGTGAGCTCATTCTTAGGTGGAATAAAACTGTACAGTACTGGTCAACTGGACCTTGGAATGGACACACCTGGGCCAACGCGCCACTAAAATCAAATCCTACGTACAACTTCTCATACATAAACAACACGGATGAGGTCTATTTTACATATTTTATCTTTAATCCTTCAGTCTTAACAAGATTCATAATAGATGTCACGGGGGAAATTAAGACTCTTACATGGTTGAATAGTACCAAGCAGTGGAATATGTTTTTGACTTTACCAGAAAAACCATGTGATGTATACGGTTATTGTGGTGCATATGGTGCATGTAGTGACAGCTCAAGTAGTACACCCTTGTGTGGTTGTTTGCCTGGTTTCACTCCTAAGTCAATCAAAGATTGGAATTTAAACAAATTCTCTGGTGGTTGTGTAAGGAAAACAAGTCTAAAGTCATGTGGTAATTCTAGTGCTTCTACGTATACTTTGGAGGAGGACAAGTTCTGGATGCACCCTCATATGAGATTACCTGTTGATAATCACACTCAGAGTTTTGAGAGTGCATTAGAATGTGAATCCATTTGTTTAAAGAATTGCTCTTGTACTGCTTATGCTTATGATGACAACAAATGCTTAACTTGGGAAGGAGACCTCTTCAACTTGCAACAACTCTCTCAAGATGATATTAGTGGAATGACTATTTATGTCAAACTAGCTGCTTCTGAGTTTTCAGTTCCCAAAG TTGAAGACCAAACACACAAGTCAAGAAGGCTAAAAGTTGCTCTTCCTACTACAATTGCCACTAGTCTTTTACTGTGCAGCTTCATCTACCTATTTTGTAGAACAAGGAGAGCGAGAACAAAAG AAAATCTGCGACCAAGCTGGTTGAATACTGAAGAGggagaaaacaacataataaatgAAGAGGATGAGAAAGGCATTGAAGTTCCATTCTTTAGTTTGGAAAGCATTTTAGCAGCGACGAATAACTTCTCAGATGAAAATAAGTTAGGACGCGGTGGTTTTGGTCCTGTTTATAAG GGAAAACTTGAAGGAGGAAGAGAAATCGCAGTTAAAAGGTTGTCAACTGAGTCGAGTCAAGGAATAAATGAATTCAAGAATGAAGTAGTATTGATTGCAAGACTTCAACATCGAAATCTTGTTAAACTTATGGGTTACTGCATTCAAGGAAATGAAAAGATCTTACTCTATGAATATATGCCAAACAAAAGTTTAGACACCTTCATTTTTG ATGAAAGACATCATGTGTTATTAGATTGGAAGAAGCGACTTGATATCATCTTTGGAATTGCTCGAGGGCTTCTTTATTTGCACCATGATTCAAGGTTGAGGATCATTCATAGAGATTTAAAAACAAGCAACATATTATTGGATAAAGAGTTGAATCCTAAGATTTCAGACTTTGGTTTAGCAAGGATCGTCCAAGGGAATGTTACAGAAGCAAATACAAACAAAGTTGTGGGAACGTA TGGTTACATGTCTCCGGAGTATGCATTAAATGGATTATTCTCAATCAAGTCAGATGTTTTTAGTTTTGGAGTAGTTATGCTTGAAATAATATGTGGCAAGAGAAATACAGGATTTTATCACAGGGAGGAAGCCTTAAACCTATTAGGTTAT GCATGGAGATTATGGAACGAAGAAAATGCTATGAGTTTAGTTGATGCATCATTACTTGAATCATGCAATGAGGAAGATGCATTAAAATGCATTAATATTGCGCTCTTGTGTGTCCAAGAAGATGCTGGCATTCGTCCAAGCATGCCAGATGTAACTATAATGCTTAGTAGTAAAAACACATCTCTTCCAAAACCTAATAAACCTGCTTTTACAGCAAGAACACGTGCTTGTAGCACATCAACTTCGCCGTCTAGTAAACTATACATCAACTCCAACAATGAGTTGACAGTTACCTTAGAGGATGGCCGATAG
- the LOC104102993 gene encoding G-type lectin S-receptor-like serine/threonine-protein kinase At4g27290 isoform X3 — protein MDIKNTILLLFLQLLLFSCFSLAANTNSTNQNFSLGDRLDAEKSITIGVTMVSSGGIFEMGFFTLGNRSNYYIGIWYKQITPQTTVWVANRETPVSFTEMDTAQLKIIQGNLVLLNGSGLSVWSTNIINYSSTSTKSEVAILRDDGNLVLNNGSNSLWQSFDHPSDTFLFGSKLGYNKRTKTKQGLTSWKNSEDPSPGLFSFEMETIGELILRWNKTVQYWSTGPWNGHTWANAPLKSNPTYNFSYINNTDEVYFTYFIFNPSVLTRFIIDVTGEIKTLTWLNSTKQWNMFLTLPEKPCDVYGYCGAYGACSDSSSSTPLCGCLPGFTPKSIKDWNLNKFSGGCVRKTSLKSCGNSSASTYTLEEDKFWMHPHMRLPVDNHTQSFESALECESICLKNCSCTAYAYDDNKCLTWEGDLFNLQQLSQDDISGMTIYVKLAASEFSVPKVVEDQTHKSRRLKVALPTTIATSLLLCSFIYLFCRTRRARTKENLRPSWLNTEEGENNIINEEDEKGIEVPFFSLESILAATNNFSDENKLGRGGFGPVYKGKLEGGREIAVKRLSTESSQGINEFKNEVVLIARLQHRNLVKLMGYCIQGNEKILLYEYMPNKSLDTFIFDWKKRLDIIFGIARGLLYLHHDSRLRIIHRDLKTSNILLDKELNPKISDFGLARIVQGNVTEANTNKVVGTYGYMSPEYALNGLFSIKSDVFSFGVVMLEIICGKRNTGFYHREEALNLLGYAWRLWNEENAMSLVDASLLESCNEEDALKCINIALLCVQEDAGIRPSMPDVTIMLSSKNTSLPKPNKPAFTARTRACSTSTSPSSKLYINSNNELTVTLEDGR, from the exons ATGGACATCAAAAATACAATTCTTCTCCTTTTCCTGCAACTTTTGCTATTCTCGTGCTTTTCTCTTGCAGCTAACACAAATAGCACGAACCAGAATTTTTCCCTAGGAGATAGGCTTGATGCAGAGAAATCCATAACTATTGGCGTAACCATGGTCTCTTCAGGTGGAATCTTTGAGATGGGCTTCTTTACGTTAGGTAATCGTTCCAACTATTATATTGGTATATGGTATAAACAAATAACTCCGCAAACCACAGTTTGGGTAGCAAATAGGGAGACTCCTGTTTCTTTTACCGAAATGGACACCGCACAGCTCAAAATTATACAAGGAAACTTGGTGCTTCTCAACGGGTCTGGACTCTCAGTTTGGTCGACAAATATTATAAATTACTCAAGCACGTCGACGAAATCTGAAGTGGCGATTCTTCGTGATGATGGGAATTTAGTTTTGAACAACGGGTCCAATTCATTGTGGCAAAGTTTTGATCATCCGAGCGACACTTTTTTGTTTGGTTCTAAACTTGGATACAATAAAAGAACTAAAACAAAGCAAGGTCTCACTTCTTGGAAGAACTCTGAAGATCCTAGTCCAGGGCTATTTTCCTTTGAGATGGAGACTATTGGTGAGCTCATTCTTAGGTGGAATAAAACTGTACAGTACTGGTCAACTGGACCTTGGAATGGACACACCTGGGCCAACGCGCCACTAAAATCAAATCCTACGTACAACTTCTCATACATAAACAACACGGATGAGGTCTATTTTACATATTTTATCTTTAATCCTTCAGTCTTAACAAGATTCATAATAGATGTCACGGGGGAAATTAAGACTCTTACATGGTTGAATAGTACCAAGCAGTGGAATATGTTTTTGACTTTACCAGAAAAACCATGTGATGTATACGGTTATTGTGGTGCATATGGTGCATGTAGTGACAGCTCAAGTAGTACACCCTTGTGTGGTTGTTTGCCTGGTTTCACTCCTAAGTCAATCAAAGATTGGAATTTAAACAAATTCTCTGGTGGTTGTGTAAGGAAAACAAGTCTAAAGTCATGTGGTAATTCTAGTGCTTCTACGTATACTTTGGAGGAGGACAAGTTCTGGATGCACCCTCATATGAGATTACCTGTTGATAATCACACTCAGAGTTTTGAGAGTGCATTAGAATGTGAATCCATTTGTTTAAAGAATTGCTCTTGTACTGCTTATGCTTATGATGACAACAAATGCTTAACTTGGGAAGGAGACCTCTTCAACTTGCAACAACTCTCTCAAGATGATATTAGTGGAATGACTATTTATGTCAAACTAGCTGCTTCTGAGTTTTCAGTTCCCAAAG TAGTTGAAGACCAAACACACAAGTCAAGAAGGCTAAAAGTTGCTCTTCCTACTACAATTGCCACTAGTCTTTTACTGTGCAGCTTCATCTACCTATTTTGTAGAACAAGGAGAGCGAGAACAAAAG AAAATCTGCGACCAAGCTGGTTGAATACTGAAGAGggagaaaacaacataataaatgAAGAGGATGAGAAAGGCATTGAAGTTCCATTCTTTAGTTTGGAAAGCATTTTAGCAGCGACGAATAACTTCTCAGATGAAAATAAGTTAGGACGCGGTGGTTTTGGTCCTGTTTATAAG GGAAAACTTGAAGGAGGAAGAGAAATCGCAGTTAAAAGGTTGTCAACTGAGTCGAGTCAAGGAATAAATGAATTCAAGAATGAAGTAGTATTGATTGCAAGACTTCAACATCGAAATCTTGTTAAACTTATGGGTTACTGCATTCAAGGAAATGAAAAGATCTTACTCTATGAATATATGCCAAACAAAAGTTTAGACACCTTCATTTTTG ATTGGAAGAAGCGACTTGATATCATCTTTGGAATTGCTCGAGGGCTTCTTTATTTGCACCATGATTCAAGGTTGAGGATCATTCATAGAGATTTAAAAACAAGCAACATATTATTGGATAAAGAGTTGAATCCTAAGATTTCAGACTTTGGTTTAGCAAGGATCGTCCAAGGGAATGTTACAGAAGCAAATACAAACAAAGTTGTGGGAACGTA TGGTTACATGTCTCCGGAGTATGCATTAAATGGATTATTCTCAATCAAGTCAGATGTTTTTAGTTTTGGAGTAGTTATGCTTGAAATAATATGTGGCAAGAGAAATACAGGATTTTATCACAGGGAGGAAGCCTTAAACCTATTAGGTTAT GCATGGAGATTATGGAACGAAGAAAATGCTATGAGTTTAGTTGATGCATCATTACTTGAATCATGCAATGAGGAAGATGCATTAAAATGCATTAATATTGCGCTCTTGTGTGTCCAAGAAGATGCTGGCATTCGTCCAAGCATGCCAGATGTAACTATAATGCTTAGTAGTAAAAACACATCTCTTCCAAAACCTAATAAACCTGCTTTTACAGCAAGAACACGTGCTTGTAGCACATCAACTTCGCCGTCTAGTAAACTATACATCAACTCCAACAATGAGTTGACAGTTACCTTAGAGGATGGCCGATAG
- the LOC104102993 gene encoding G-type lectin S-receptor-like serine/threonine-protein kinase At4g27290 isoform X1 has product MDIKNTILLLFLQLLLFSCFSLAANTNSTNQNFSLGDRLDAEKSITIGVTMVSSGGIFEMGFFTLGNRSNYYIGIWYKQITPQTTVWVANRETPVSFTEMDTAQLKIIQGNLVLLNGSGLSVWSTNIINYSSTSTKSEVAILRDDGNLVLNNGSNSLWQSFDHPSDTFLFGSKLGYNKRTKTKQGLTSWKNSEDPSPGLFSFEMETIGELILRWNKTVQYWSTGPWNGHTWANAPLKSNPTYNFSYINNTDEVYFTYFIFNPSVLTRFIIDVTGEIKTLTWLNSTKQWNMFLTLPEKPCDVYGYCGAYGACSDSSSSTPLCGCLPGFTPKSIKDWNLNKFSGGCVRKTSLKSCGNSSASTYTLEEDKFWMHPHMRLPVDNHTQSFESALECESICLKNCSCTAYAYDDNKCLTWEGDLFNLQQLSQDDISGMTIYVKLAASEFSVPKVVEDQTHKSRRLKVALPTTIATSLLLCSFIYLFCRTRRARTKENLRPSWLNTEEGENNIINEEDEKGIEVPFFSLESILAATNNFSDENKLGRGGFGPVYKGKLEGGREIAVKRLSTESSQGINEFKNEVVLIARLQHRNLVKLMGYCIQGNEKILLYEYMPNKSLDTFIFDERHHVLLDWKKRLDIIFGIARGLLYLHHDSRLRIIHRDLKTSNILLDKELNPKISDFGLARIVQGNVTEANTNKVVGTYGYMSPEYALNGLFSIKSDVFSFGVVMLEIICGKRNTGFYHREEALNLLGYAWRLWNEENAMSLVDASLLESCNEEDALKCINIALLCVQEDAGIRPSMPDVTIMLSSKNTSLPKPNKPAFTARTRACSTSTSPSSKLYINSNNELTVTLEDGR; this is encoded by the exons ATGGACATCAAAAATACAATTCTTCTCCTTTTCCTGCAACTTTTGCTATTCTCGTGCTTTTCTCTTGCAGCTAACACAAATAGCACGAACCAGAATTTTTCCCTAGGAGATAGGCTTGATGCAGAGAAATCCATAACTATTGGCGTAACCATGGTCTCTTCAGGTGGAATCTTTGAGATGGGCTTCTTTACGTTAGGTAATCGTTCCAACTATTATATTGGTATATGGTATAAACAAATAACTCCGCAAACCACAGTTTGGGTAGCAAATAGGGAGACTCCTGTTTCTTTTACCGAAATGGACACCGCACAGCTCAAAATTATACAAGGAAACTTGGTGCTTCTCAACGGGTCTGGACTCTCAGTTTGGTCGACAAATATTATAAATTACTCAAGCACGTCGACGAAATCTGAAGTGGCGATTCTTCGTGATGATGGGAATTTAGTTTTGAACAACGGGTCCAATTCATTGTGGCAAAGTTTTGATCATCCGAGCGACACTTTTTTGTTTGGTTCTAAACTTGGATACAATAAAAGAACTAAAACAAAGCAAGGTCTCACTTCTTGGAAGAACTCTGAAGATCCTAGTCCAGGGCTATTTTCCTTTGAGATGGAGACTATTGGTGAGCTCATTCTTAGGTGGAATAAAACTGTACAGTACTGGTCAACTGGACCTTGGAATGGACACACCTGGGCCAACGCGCCACTAAAATCAAATCCTACGTACAACTTCTCATACATAAACAACACGGATGAGGTCTATTTTACATATTTTATCTTTAATCCTTCAGTCTTAACAAGATTCATAATAGATGTCACGGGGGAAATTAAGACTCTTACATGGTTGAATAGTACCAAGCAGTGGAATATGTTTTTGACTTTACCAGAAAAACCATGTGATGTATACGGTTATTGTGGTGCATATGGTGCATGTAGTGACAGCTCAAGTAGTACACCCTTGTGTGGTTGTTTGCCTGGTTTCACTCCTAAGTCAATCAAAGATTGGAATTTAAACAAATTCTCTGGTGGTTGTGTAAGGAAAACAAGTCTAAAGTCATGTGGTAATTCTAGTGCTTCTACGTATACTTTGGAGGAGGACAAGTTCTGGATGCACCCTCATATGAGATTACCTGTTGATAATCACACTCAGAGTTTTGAGAGTGCATTAGAATGTGAATCCATTTGTTTAAAGAATTGCTCTTGTACTGCTTATGCTTATGATGACAACAAATGCTTAACTTGGGAAGGAGACCTCTTCAACTTGCAACAACTCTCTCAAGATGATATTAGTGGAATGACTATTTATGTCAAACTAGCTGCTTCTGAGTTTTCAGTTCCCAAAG TAGTTGAAGACCAAACACACAAGTCAAGAAGGCTAAAAGTTGCTCTTCCTACTACAATTGCCACTAGTCTTTTACTGTGCAGCTTCATCTACCTATTTTGTAGAACAAGGAGAGCGAGAACAAAAG AAAATCTGCGACCAAGCTGGTTGAATACTGAAGAGggagaaaacaacataataaatgAAGAGGATGAGAAAGGCATTGAAGTTCCATTCTTTAGTTTGGAAAGCATTTTAGCAGCGACGAATAACTTCTCAGATGAAAATAAGTTAGGACGCGGTGGTTTTGGTCCTGTTTATAAG GGAAAACTTGAAGGAGGAAGAGAAATCGCAGTTAAAAGGTTGTCAACTGAGTCGAGTCAAGGAATAAATGAATTCAAGAATGAAGTAGTATTGATTGCAAGACTTCAACATCGAAATCTTGTTAAACTTATGGGTTACTGCATTCAAGGAAATGAAAAGATCTTACTCTATGAATATATGCCAAACAAAAGTTTAGACACCTTCATTTTTG ATGAAAGACATCATGTGTTATTAGATTGGAAGAAGCGACTTGATATCATCTTTGGAATTGCTCGAGGGCTTCTTTATTTGCACCATGATTCAAGGTTGAGGATCATTCATAGAGATTTAAAAACAAGCAACATATTATTGGATAAAGAGTTGAATCCTAAGATTTCAGACTTTGGTTTAGCAAGGATCGTCCAAGGGAATGTTACAGAAGCAAATACAAACAAAGTTGTGGGAACGTA TGGTTACATGTCTCCGGAGTATGCATTAAATGGATTATTCTCAATCAAGTCAGATGTTTTTAGTTTTGGAGTAGTTATGCTTGAAATAATATGTGGCAAGAGAAATACAGGATTTTATCACAGGGAGGAAGCCTTAAACCTATTAGGTTAT GCATGGAGATTATGGAACGAAGAAAATGCTATGAGTTTAGTTGATGCATCATTACTTGAATCATGCAATGAGGAAGATGCATTAAAATGCATTAATATTGCGCTCTTGTGTGTCCAAGAAGATGCTGGCATTCGTCCAAGCATGCCAGATGTAACTATAATGCTTAGTAGTAAAAACACATCTCTTCCAAAACCTAATAAACCTGCTTTTACAGCAAGAACACGTGCTTGTAGCACATCAACTTCGCCGTCTAGTAAACTATACATCAACTCCAACAATGAGTTGACAGTTACCTTAGAGGATGGCCGATAG